In the genome of Paenibacillus pabuli, the window TTCGTGAAGCTGTCAAACCGGTTTGTCAGCGCAAATGGGTCCAGCCATTGCTGTAACGCAGATCCGGTATTGCCTGCAAATGAATCAAGCATCCAGAATACGAGCAAAATAATAAAACCGGCTACCGCAGATACCATCTGGTGCTGAGATAACGTGGAAGCAAACAGTCCAATCGCCATCATGCTTCCGCCCAGGAAAAAGAGACCCAGTGCAGACAACCATACGGATGTCAGATCCAGTTCACCAAAGAAGGACATTATAAACGGGTACACAAGACTGCACAGAATAAGTACAACAAGAATGGCAAGTGACGCCAAATATTTACCGAAAATAATCTCGGTCACCCGTGCAGGTGAAGTCAACAATAGTTCGTCTGTTCCCTGCCGGAATTCCTCTGCTACCAGTCTCATCGTCAGCAACGGCACCACAAACAGCAGCATGGATAACGTGTCACCCAGCACCAGGCGATAATCCACAATACTCGGCTGGTAGTACACAAAACTCGAATAGAACAGCAAACTCGTCATCAGTACATATACGGCAAACGCGAAATACGACGTAGGTGACAGGAAGTATGCCTGCAGTTCTTTATTGCAAACCGCCATCATTCGTCTCATTTGGTTTCCTCCCCTGTATGGGAATCAGCTGGGGCGTCCTCGGGCATTGTCGATTGCTTCTGTTCTGAAATGGTATCCGATTCAGATTCAGATTCCGTTGTGGTAAGCTTCAGGAAAATCTGTTCCAGACTTAGATTTTCACGCTTCATCTCCAGGATCGGCAAGCCTGCACCCGACAGAAGGTAGAACAGTTCTTCCCGAAAATCATTGGAAGATTCACTGGTTAGCAGCATTCTAACCGTATCCGCAGCCCCTTTGGATGCTTGTCCATCAGCTGCTGGAATGACTTCGCTCCGAACGTTCTCCCATGGTGCGAGCACATTATGTAATTGCTGCTCTGTTGCCTTCACTTCAATGTATACCTTGAACTGATCCCCCAGTGCTGAACCAAAATGCTGTGGTGAACCGTCCAAGACGAGCTGCCCCTGGTTAATAATCAACATGCGATTACAAAGTGCGCTCACTTCCGGCAAAATATGTGTACTGAGCAGCACGGTATGATTCTCACCCAGTTCACGGATCAAATCCCGTATCTCCATAATCTGATTCGGATCGAGTCCTGAAGTCGGCTCATCCAACACGAGCAGGTCCGGTTTGTGAATAATGGCTCCTGCCAAACCCAGACGCTGCTTGTACCCTTTGGACAGCCCGCGAACCAGTTGCTTTTCCCGGCCCTGAAGGCCCAGCCTGCTCACCATCTCACTAATCCGTAGTTTCAATTCACGTGGCGGGACATCTCTCAGATTAGCGACGAATTTAAGATACGACTGCACCGTCATATCCGGATAAAGTGGCGGTGTTTCCGGCAGATAACCGATTTTGGAACGAACGCTCCTGCTCTGATCGTGAACCGATATGCCATCCACTGCAATGGATCCTGCTGTTGGATGCAAATAGCCCGTAATCATTCGCATCGTTGTGGTTTTCCCGGCACCATTCGGTCCCAAAAATCCTACAATCTCACCGCGCTCCATTGTGAAATCCAGTTGATGCACGCCGCGCCGTCCATCAAAAACTTTGCTTACCTGCTTCACTTCGAGCACATCATTCATCCTTTCCCGTTAAAATACCCGTGTGCCATCCTACTTTCCTTAGATGGTCAACACGGGAAGCTCCTT includes:
- a CDS encoding ABC transporter permease subunit; the encoded protein is MRRMMAVCNKELQAYFLSPTSYFAFAVYVLMTSLLFYSSFVYYQPSIVDYRLVLGDTLSMLLFVVPLLTMRLVAEEFRQGTDELLLTSPARVTEIIFGKYLASLAILVVLILCSLVYPFIMSFFGELDLTSVWLSALGLFFLGGSMMAIGLFASTLSQHQMVSAVAGFIILLVFWMLDSFAGNTGSALQQWLDPFALTNRFDSFTKGVLSGPDILYYVTLSGVFLLLSIQIVERKRWR
- a CDS encoding ABC transporter ATP-binding protein, which produces MNDVLEVKQVSKVFDGRRGVHQLDFTMERGEIVGFLGPNGAGKTTTMRMITGYLHPTAGSIAVDGISVHDQSRSVRSKIGYLPETPPLYPDMTVQSYLKFVANLRDVPPRELKLRISEMVSRLGLQGREKQLVRGLSKGYKQRLGLAGAIIHKPDLLVLDEPTSGLDPNQIMEIRDLIRELGENHTVLLSTHILPEVSALCNRMLIINQGQLVLDGSPQHFGSALGDQFKVYIEVKATEQQLHNVLAPWENVRSEVIPAADGQASKGAADTVRMLLTSESSNDFREELFYLLSGAGLPILEMKRENLSLEQIFLKLTTTESESESDTISEQKQSTMPEDAPADSHTGEETK